The following proteins come from a genomic window of Halorussus halophilus:
- a CDS encoding glutamate--cysteine ligase, translating into MDSGSAANFAEMGTLGIEEEFFVVDDDGVPTAGTDELVYERDPPEILDGRLDHELFKCVIETQTPKIDRLEDAREPLLDVRQALVDHAEAGGFRIAAAGLHPGAKWRELQHATKERYRAQLDRIQYPQHRNTTAGLHIHVGVDDADKAVWVANEIRWYLPVMLALSANSPYWNGYDTGLQSARAKIFEGLPNTGMPTDFGSYEEFDAFERTMLRSDSINDRGELWYDVRPHTELGTVEVRTPDGQADPERVLAFVEYAHALVLDLAERYEDGESGYRHRRELLDENKWRALRYGHDASFIRRDLEGKIGLGEVVERECDRLGVSGIADIYDEESGATRQRRLRDEAGVEALYESLVL; encoded by the coding sequence ATGGACTCCGGTTCGGCTGCAAATTTCGCAGAGATGGGTACGTTGGGAATCGAAGAGGAGTTCTTCGTCGTGGACGACGACGGCGTTCCGACGGCAGGAACTGACGAACTCGTCTACGAGCGCGACCCGCCCGAAATACTCGACGGGCGACTCGACCACGAACTGTTCAAGTGCGTCATCGAGACTCAAACGCCGAAAATCGACCGTCTCGAAGATGCCAGAGAGCCACTGCTCGACGTTCGGCAGGCGCTGGTGGACCACGCCGAAGCGGGCGGCTTCCGCATCGCGGCGGCGGGGCTCCATCCGGGCGCGAAGTGGCGCGAACTCCAACACGCCACGAAAGAACGCTATCGGGCGCAACTCGACCGTATCCAGTACCCCCAGCACAGAAACACGACCGCGGGCCTGCACATTCACGTCGGCGTGGACGACGCCGACAAAGCGGTCTGGGTCGCTAACGAGATTCGCTGGTACCTCCCGGTGATGCTCGCGCTGTCTGCGAACTCGCCGTATTGGAACGGCTACGACACCGGGCTTCAGTCGGCACGGGCGAAAATTTTCGAGGGGTTACCGAACACCGGAATGCCGACGGACTTCGGCTCCTACGAGGAGTTCGACGCCTTCGAGCGGACGATGCTTCGGTCGGACTCTATCAACGACCGCGGGGAACTCTGGTACGACGTGCGACCGCACACGGAACTGGGTACCGTCGAGGTTCGGACGCCCGACGGACAGGCCGACCCCGAGCGCGTACTGGCGTTCGTTGAGTACGCCCACGCGCTGGTCCTTGATTTGGCCGAGCGGTACGAAGACGGCGAGAGCGGTTATAGGCACCGCCGCGAACTACTGGACGAGAACAAGTGGCGCGCGCTCCGGTACGGCCACGACGCCTCGTTCATCCGGCGCGACTTAGAGGGTAAAATCGGCCTCGGCGAAGTCGTCGAGCGGGAGTGTGACCGCCTCGGCGTCTCCGGAATTGCAGACATCTACGACGAGGAGAGCGGCGCGACTCGCCAGCGCCGACTCCGCGACGAAGCGGGCGTCGAGGCGCTGTACGAGTCGCTCGTTCTGTAG
- a CDS encoding winged helix-turn-helix domain-containing protein, whose translation MSDENEREDNPEEFTDEENASGATEADDASDEIPVDTDGIEEGSAEGEDAQKRLSKGRDRLEEEADKAVGQFDQGIVDLLSWVLDTETRARIFVYLRQHPYSTSEEIAEGTGLYPSTVRESLAELHTEEKVVRRKRESEGAGNNPYEYTAIAPSELVGGIVGQIQDELNTVFNLDDHLERGDADTETEPSRPVSIQVEESDSDELESDDESADTETVDDTSDDSDES comes from the coding sequence ATGTCCGACGAAAACGAACGCGAGGACAACCCAGAGGAGTTTACGGACGAGGAGAACGCGAGCGGCGCGACCGAGGCAGACGACGCGAGCGACGAGATTCCAGTCGATACCGACGGCATCGAGGAGGGGAGCGCCGAGGGGGAAGACGCGCAGAAGCGACTGAGCAAGGGTCGCGACCGCCTCGAAGAGGAGGCCGACAAAGCAGTAGGCCAGTTCGACCAAGGCATCGTAGACCTGCTGTCGTGGGTCCTCGACACCGAGACGCGAGCGCGAATCTTCGTCTACCTCCGACAGCACCCCTACAGCACGAGCGAGGAAATCGCGGAGGGAACTGGTCTCTATCCGAGTACCGTCCGCGAATCGCTCGCGGAACTCCACACCGAGGAGAAAGTCGTCCGTCGCAAGCGCGAGAGCGAGGGCGCGGGCAACAACCCCTACGAGTACACCGCCATCGCGCCGAGCGAACTCGTCGGCGGTATCGTCGGACAGATTCAGGACGAACTGAACACAGTGTTCAACTTGGACGACCACCTCGAACGCGGCGACGCCGACACCGAAACCGAACCCAGTCGCCCCGTTAGCATTCAGGTCGAAGAGAGCGACTCAGACGAGTTGGAGAGCGACGACGAGTCGGCGGACACCGAGACGGTAGACGACACATCTGACGATTCGGACGAGTCGTAA